The following nucleotide sequence is from Oreochromis niloticus isolate F11D_XX linkage group LG9, O_niloticus_UMD_NMBU, whole genome shotgun sequence.
gctgccttttgtgtagtttgtactatttgcctttattttgcCTAAACTGAAGCCTCattttaagtacatctgccctgttgaacttattatgggaaataaatatttaaatcaaaacaagctgctgattatttcacattttacttgtgagcaatggcacatttaaatcttacaaatatagttatttggcttatatcgtgatatatattgttatcgcctgaaatgaaaaaagcatatcgtgatatgaaaaaatcttatatcgcccagctctaatgtatagcaacttgaaatgctcccaaaaatggcattaacggcatgtaaaaatataaagataagcaCTGACAAACTGGGTTCTATGGTAGGTGTTAAAGGGTTAAAAGCTGAAGTACTGATATATATTTTATGCAAaactaactgaaccttgtgctatattaatgtaatgtaataatcATGTAATAATACAAtgcctacattgtagagggtgactttgcctctaaagaggaaaatgggcaggcaagaggttaaagtgggattcagcaggtggggaaCCCTAAAATGAGCTGTAGtggctcagtgtggggaaaagagTCACAGCTCACAATCATTTCTATTGAGTCGATTTTCTTattgtacaggctgtgatcagctgacctgctgctctttgggatgtacacaactgaattcagcCAGATGtctgcagatgtttcatgagttgtcctggctgatttccatcctctacaccaggggtgtcaaactcaattgcacagggggccaaaactcaaggcacactttaggttGCGGGCCAAACAAGttaaacatttattgaacacactaacaccatgttttttaaacataaatatgaataaaaaacagacaggaatattattccagaataaatgaactttaaaaaaaacaaaaaactttaactttaaatgttttgatcttaaaaatatatcctgtcaaaattatgcaagttagaaatatgaacatgctgccaaaaaccccagaaaaaataaatgaaaacatacaCAAGGTTGGAGCTGCATGTAGACGGAGCTGGGGCATTGCTGCAGGaatggaactaataaactgtgcgggccatTCAGTGTCATACTTTGCCTTGAGTGTACCATTaaactgcagctccatctgaatctgcacaggtgcagtttcCACGTAAATGGGTTGCGAAGCAGCTCGAAACTCTCTTTTTGTGCTTCACAGTCACCAAAGTGCCGTGCGAACTCAGTGCGCTCAGTTTATCAGCAAAGTGCGCCgacttggttcaacattacttAACAGGGAAAGTAAGGCAAGTTGCACTGctgcatttgtgacagcttcacttgaaatgtCTTCACCGCATCATacatgtccatgaactgacagatttccttgctgagctcaaaaactcttATTGAGAACTTTTCCCCAACTCAGCCGATGGACCTCTGTATGATAAGGAATGTCAGCAAACTCTGAATCTATTTCCCACATAGAAGGATGAAATTGATGGTGATTTAAACctttagctcagataaaatttacggTTTGCGTTACGGTGATCGTTACATGCTCCGtttttaggactttaccacaTAGCCTGGTGTATAATGCAGGATTGGATTTCATGAGTTactgtttaggctcaaatcAGTTTGATCTTTGATGCCCGCAGTGATGAAATAACTCCCCTCAAATGCCTTAAACCAGAACAgggctgttttgaaaatgtaaggagtagaaaatacagatatatattgttttaatgtaacgagtaaaagtaaaaaaaaaccctcaggtTACAGTCAGACGCTGACATCATCCTTCACTGAACCAAGCTAGTAACTGTtacatttgatttattattattgaatatatttgtcaattatagaaatatataataGAAAACAGtaacaggaaatataaaaaagtaCAGACCTGGTTAACATTTATTACTATTCTGAGTGTGTTAGCATTAATATTTGTGTAAAAGCAGGAGGGATGGGCATGATTttagagtgtttaaacaatgattaattatctttaacaccaggttggatgtaatgtgttactACTACCAGTAGGTGTGGAtaagagacctttaaggtgtttggtgccacactccaccttcaggtttaaaactaaTGTTAATGGAGGAAGTTTAAAGCTTCAGTTTGTTCAATgaatgcatttcactcactgcctctgtttgtatctctgtcactgcaggaccaacatggaccgagaagtcagcgctctcaggaggccgacaaacctcacagaagaaagagagagaaaaaatacaccTGTGAcaagtgtgggaaggattttacgaGCAAGTCTGAACTAAAacaacatcagctcatccacactggagagagaccgttcagctgtgacttgtgtggaaagtcgtTTTCCTGGAAGAATGTCCTAAAAAGACACCAAAtcgtccacagtggagttaaagcttacagctgtgatcagtgtggcagagcttttactcacagtagcAACTTACAGAgacatctagttacccactctggaatgaaggcatacagctgtgacatctgtggaaaaactttcagccagCTATGGTACCGAAATatacacctacgcattcactcCGGAGAAGATGTGTACtggtgtgatcagtgtggcaaatACTTTACAATAGACGCACATTTACAAagccacatgtttacccacactgaggagagaccttatcaatgcgacctgtgtgagaagacttttaaaactCCGAGTCACCTGAGacaacaccaacagatccacaccagaaagagactctacaagtgcagttactgtgaggtatgtatttatatttttatcttgtaagttcagtctgactgtttggaacaagtctgctcattaaattgtgttagcatgttagcacttCTACTGCTCCGAAGAGTAGCTCTGAGCCATTATTCAGAGTTTCATTTCAGTTATGATTTTTGCTTACACGATcatgaaaaactaaaaatgctgaaaattgaTATGTTGCTGTTATTTAATCTTCAGGCAGCTTCGTGGTATATCATGGTGTTGTTATTTCTGCATAAATGGCCTTTGGTTTACAGCGGCTCATTCCTCTGTCAGGTGtaaatggaataaaataaaacataaattaagTACAAAACCAAACCATTCAGTAATCTTCTCTTATGGTTAACAAAATTGTATCGTTACATAATGGTATTGTAGTATTATAGCTGTAGTATCATTGCTTCATTATAGCTTTAGTACTTTTAAACATTAGTGTTAAAATACCCGTTTAATGTTATAATTGCAGTGTCATTGGGGGTAATAGTGTTTTTCTTCTATCCCAGTCAGCTGAGTGTTATAACTGCACAATTACAGTGTTATTAATGCAGTAATAAATTAGTATTATTGCAGTGTTACAGTAGTTTACCATGGGTACCCTAAAAACAGTAGTGTGGTAGTACTTAAGTGTAAGTCAGATGTTACTGTAATATTAAATAagtattactgtagtattacggtggtagtattgtagttattgtagcccagtaaactgagtgtgttaatcgaaacagtaaaatgtaattggacgtctgcagagatgctctttatttcaggcgatgTTCAGGATAAAagtgttgaaggactgacttacactgtctttgtgtctttgtttagaagcagagcgacacagatggatccacttctcaaccctgtcatcgctgtggtggtgggaaagactttcgttgtgacatctgtggaaaaactttgaGTCAGCAAGACGGCCTAAAAATACATCAACgtaaacacactggagacaaattgaaatactgcaaagaatgtgggcgAAGCTTCCCCACACCAGGTGACTTAAAACGACATGAACTCTTTcacagtggggtcaaaaagcacctctgtgatcagtgtgggtcatccttcaccactgcaggtGACCTTAAAAgacacaaacgagtccacagaggagagaaaccatacaagtgcaggcactgtgacaaaagcttctcacagtCAGGTAGTCGTAACAagcatgaacgtacacacatggaaggaaactacagctgtgagcagtgtgacaagagcttcagtaatctcagttcatactctgcacacaaacgatcccacgttactaataaactgtttcactgttaccaatgtgttaaaacattcacttcattatctgctctgtgcaaacatcagcatgATCACGCAGGGCTGAAATCGTTCCCATCACAGGACGACAGCgaatctgaagagagagaaacatcctcttctggtttcagagTCCAACTTAAAACCCtggagatcaggctccacagagttcagatcgGGTCTCCTTAAAGTTCAAATGAGGCTATGAATCAAACTGTTCATGTAGTTCCATTTTAATCTTTATAAATTGTTCTTCGgtagtgtttgtgttcagtggttaccttcttttcttttcttgttttttcagtGGCTGGATGAAAAatcagtttcctgttgttcaagtttttattgaatgtattttgttaaagttctttttgagttctttttgtttaacttcttaaataaagtttaaaaaaaaaaagttaaataaagaaTTGAATGACAAAGATTTTGAGccatgatgtcatttcctgtatttcagagtaaagactgaagtgacaaatggaaacatgtttacagtcatGGAATAAACACCGATGGGTCACATGTAGGAAGTACTATTACTGACCTGATAGACTTGACCTTgtttacaaagaaagaaaggaactgATTACATGTGTCAGCAGAGGCTTCAGGGTTGTTTAGAGTAGAGCTGATAGTCTTAAAGAGAACACGGGGTTTATGACAATTTAACACAATGATCTGAGAAAAATatgtttctctcattttcacTGTATCCTGATCAAATTTCCAACATTCTTTTAACATTTCAAAAGAAACCTGCAAATTGTCTTTCTTCCACTTTCACTCTGCTCTCCTGCACTGACGCCTGACTGCTCGGGTGGATTCATTTAACCAGGGCTGAGGAACACATTTTGTGTGCCTGGTTTTTAATGTGTTCACAGTGTTTAGGGTCTGAGTACAGGTTTCCTGGAACTGCAAAACCAGCTCATCTGGGGTGGGCCCAATAAGTAATCTCAGGGTTGGTAAAGATTTTCTTTATAAATGTGGAGGAGAAGAGAGCAGTGGCGGGGTGGAGCGCGAGCTTTAAACTCATGCACAAGAGAAACAGGTTTGTGAAGAGAGAACACTGAATCCCACATTTCCaaatataaaacagataaaCCATATGATAACACCAGGTCAAGAGTGTGCTCCTGCTGGTGTGTAGGGCCTTCTACAGACTGTACAAGGTCAAAACACTGAATAAGATTTAAAAACTCCTGAACAAGCAGCAACAGACATGAATATTAAACTCACCAACTATTATAATCTGATCCTGTTTCGGCACAATTTCAGCCAAAAAAACATCTaaggtcatttaaaaaaatctttgttaAACTTAGGCGCTGATAGATTACTGCACACACAACCAGTTGAGAGCGTCCCAGTTCAAATATGAGAAGTTCAAAGCTGGAGGGGAAACCAGTACATGGAGTTGTTTGcagtgaaatttttttttcttaaaaacagtcAATATTCCTCCTCCTCTACCTGATCTCCTTGAAGCATTAAGAAATGAGCAGTCAGAGGGTAACAGTTCAGAAATAATGCTAGGCTCACCAACTCTCATCTGTGTCTCAGTCACAAACAGGAGATCCAAtccactggaagaaaaaaagtcatttataaAACCACACATTCATCAGAGCCATCCTTGTTGGAGCTGGAGCCTGGGCAGATGTTGTCTGTGTAGCCCACGTTATTGGGCGCAAATTCAAAAAGTTTATTCCACGACCCCTGTTACGCCCCAGTCTAGGGGTACAGGAACATAACATAAGGGTTAGAAAGGAAGTGACCCCGCCCTGGCCCCCAAAACCACACCCAGAAGCCAATTTCTTAAGTGAAAGGTGATTTATTGTCTAAACTGAAGCTGAACTCCGGGGTGAACAAAGGCCAAAATTACAAACAAAAGCCTAtgtgaaacaaaaaccaaacaaaagacaaatgctACACCTAACTCTCTAACGGAAATAAACAGGTGAAAACAGTACAAGAAAACAATAAGGCAGCTCACCCCTTCTGCATCAATGCCTATTTACAATGTACTATTTACAAGTGAAAATGTATCCACACACTATGTACAAAGCTCAGTAGGTCTCAAGAATCACACAGACAAACGTCACAGAGTTTGGAGGCCAAGGATGGGTCTGCTGCTGTCAGTTGCTGCCGCTGACAACTACTGGTGAGGGATCTTTTAAAACAGCCACCTGATGAGGGGACCAATCAGCCGCCACTAGCTGTCCAATCAGGAAGGACCTGTAGATTCTTAAAGACACAGACGGAAACACATTCTAGACGGCCAGGGCCGTAACACCCCCAAGATGCAAGAACAGTGGCTAGAGGCACTGAAAGGCTTTTCTAACATTCCTGTTGAATCACAGAAGAACCATAAAGGTTGCTGGACTGCATGACGGCCTTAGCcttcctgttaaaggaggaaccagttagaagcgattttcaaaagaaatttattttctttcatgcatcaccaactgaaccttttatgtaaacgtttcaagttgcagcctaacctcatttaattttgcttaccAAGTACTttttaaccctaaccctaaccccttccaaccctgctcctttatctgggcttggaccggcaaaagtggcCCGAAattggcactctggtggagttacttgtgtgtgagagtgtgtgtttataattagttttaaaccttgtgatccacgaaacagcataacagtaaaaaaaagaactggctgcgttacagtcagtgctgGAGCAgaggcttcgctcatgcgcaattcatttgctgtttggacgcataggtgtgaacgtctcctgccctgatagcagctgggggaggactgtCCTCCACCCGTGAGCGCTTTGGCACGGGTGGAGCTTTCTGCGAGTAAGAGCTCATAGTGTTAAAAATAAGTGAGTGACATTACTGAAGAAAAGTCACTGGTTACAGTAGTTTTGAATAAACACATGGGATGATCCAGGATTTGGGGAAATTATGGCAACAGTagtgtttttaatgatttggGGAAATAAACGGCACACTGGTGTCTGTGGTGTTGGATGCATTATTACTCCTATGGCTTACAGTTGCTTGCAAATGTGAAGTTGTATTAACTTATAGATTTTGTTTTCTAGGATGCAGGCTCCAGGTGAAGCTAGAAGTTAAACAGACTTAACATGAAAACCACACCATCTCCTTTCTCTTTGGCTCTTGGAGAAGGCGGtcacacttttctcctctcctctctcccttatcttccctgcttagcctcttgtgtccttgtctagtctcgtgtatttttgtattacttttccctggaacactctatcacagtctgttctctaaaacctaaaagaggaattatggatttgatcaactggtccctgaatgcaattgacacccttttctcaacgagaagcctgggctcgggtgagcctgcGTGTCCTGGAGGTactttccctgccggatacacgatggacgggtggcaTAACTGGAGGGTCGTGTGCCTGGTGGGACTGTCGATCAAagacgctgaagatatctactAGTGGTGCAACAgatcaaaaatctcacggttCGGATCAATTTTCGGTTGCCCTGGAGGTCCACCCATTTGTAGTAGTTAGGGCAACAGAAGATGCCGCTAGTGTTGACCATAACTATCGCTTGACAGACCCACTatacacatacttttttttcttctttttcgaatcttcggatcacgtgcgtgccgaaccgtggagtgggatcggttcggattacggatcaaccgtgatccgCTGCACCACtaatatctacctattcggaaccatgataacagggttcttgctgatcggagctggcttggccctggcttatcgaagattaaagaaagcggaatcagctgttcaaaaccccacaaggctgcccgctgggattgacaCGATGGGACGAGTCGTgagttctcaaaatgggctcatggATAAAATCTTGGAGAAGCTTGCGGCTGCTGTGAACACTCAGAATTAGACCTCTGAGCGCAATGTGGattacatcttggagaagctcactgtggtcgtgagttctcagaatcggctctttgagcacaagaatgacaacatcacggagcgtaagtttgataacatcatggagaagctcacggctctccaacgggagattgagagaccagtgtcggactgttagagcagctttgaaattcacatgagttgttcgcactaaagtaaaaaccaccatcacttcatgcggctaccacttcggcgccagctgtggtctcaaggctggagctgaacaaaaacaccctgataacagaGCCATGTCACTGCAACCAGGGCTGGAAAAGAAAGGTGGGCTTTGGTCCACTGTCTTCCATACAAAGGATGTTTGAAACACTGTCATTGACTGCAGCCATGCAGATAAGTAAGTGGTTGCAGTCAATAACAGTGTAGTGTACATCTGTATTGGTTTAAAATAAGTTTGACACACCACAGCTAAAGTGTAGCTTTTAATTACTGTCACCTGCTACAGTGTAACTAAGAATACAAAGTGATACATTAAAATTTCTGGGGTCAACATGAAGAGCTTAATTCCTTTCTTGCTCAGTGTGGTACTTAAtggattgaaaagaaaaaagatggcaCCCTTAAGTTCACACAAGGGTTGTAGTGATGATTCAGGGTTTTAATTTGTAAGGTTTTAATTTTGAGCCATCATAAatgttaaaacaggaaatatactATTTAACCTATGTGAAGCCAAAGCTAATATAGCTGTTTATATATAGCTACTTATAATTTTAAGAGGTACAAACACCAATGAGTAGACCTCCCAGAATGGGAACAGCGCTCTTTGTGTGGTTTGAGTAAACAGTCAAGTTGTTCACAACTATGACTGAGAAGAATCTGCCTGTGTACAGCAGCAGGCTGCCTTCCTAGAATTTGGATATCCCCTGTGCGCTTGTCTCTGCATTGTGTGCATTACCTCTCTTGGAAAATTAAAACTACAGCAGCTTTTTACGCTTTTTTTCATTCACTATCAACTTACACCAAAGGTCTACTCTGAAGAAGATTCTTCAAAACATTCAACAGAGGCACCAATCTTTCTAGGAGTTGaaatcccagcaaattcacccctaagtcagactgtacaatacagaaaataaaagagctacacctcagactctacaggcttcAGTTAgcgtgttaaatgttaaagttcagtcagaaaaagactgaacaaaaacAGCCTTAGTTGAGCCATTAACTAAAGTGACAAACATTGCTCTAAATAATACTCCCCTAATCCAAGTAGTCACCCAAACCTGGATGTGGATTTGGAGGCCTGAGGACCATCTCACACATTTATTtagaataaaacagttttttttgtttgtgtcgtGGAGGATGTCAACATAATGTGTACAAGTACCCAGTAAACATCAGTGCAGACAGCTGTCCATAAAAATCGCAGCGTTACAAATTCTATATTTGACCTGGATTTTCACTTTGTGTATATTAAGACATCcaaatgaaaacatgttaaaGAAGCAAACACACATGTATGTGAGCTCTGATAATGAGCAACTGTCATTCAAGATATTTAAGCTGCCTGctgattgaagaaaaaaactagaatataaaaaactgaatttcagcacaaacacattaGAATCTTGTGGACGTATGCCTTTTACATGTTGGTAAAATGTTTAGGATGAGCTGGAGATATAACACTCATGCACCCTGAAAATTATGAAGGTCTAAATATGTGTCAAAGGGACTCACTGAACATCAGTGGATTTCTATGGGGCAAACGTACTTAAAGCAGCCACTGTGACCATTGCTGCAGAGCAGAATGAATGATACTGATGGGGACTGTGAGGGTTTGTAGTTAAATTCCTGCTCTTACAGGATCAGTGAGTGTCTGTTTAAAGATTATTAACATACTTTTACATCACTATGGAACACCAGCATTTCTGCACAGGAGAGAACCACCTGCTTTAAACTACCATGATGCTCTGTGTTATGTTGTCATGGCAATATGAAGTCAAATACATACAAATGTAGAAAAATGCACATTTGAAGGAGGACAAGAAGACAGGCAACTGGAAGAGCTTTTGAAGCAGGAAAACTtttttggatttctcttaatTTACCTGGAAATTTTGCTAATACAAGTCAAGGAGGAAACAAGGAGGCAGGTTGGATTATATTTGAGGACAGGACGCATGAAGGAGAAGCATGAGGAGAAAACAGCAGAGCGACGGTGCAGAGCTAATCATGGATCAAGTCGAAGAAGCAAGCATCAAAACTGTGAGTAAACATAACACACAAAGAGTTAAAAATGACTGTGCTGATTAAGGAAACATTAAATTTGGTTAGTTTGGGGTCTGGAGCTTCAGGTTTGTGGATTCAGTTGGTCTCAAACTTGaggaaagacaaaaaatgtttcttttgaaaGGTTGTTGGAGGATTCTTACTGTAAGAaatctgcttttatttaaaaaaacaacaacaaaagttgaattttatttattcacattgGAAAGGGAAAATTGGAGGATCAGAACAATAACGTGGCCAAATTTACTGTTTCCTTAATCAGAACAATAATTTTGATCTGAACTAGAAATTTTGAAATgggttattttctttcttctctactGATCACTGTGTCACATGTTGAGTTACTTGTCAGTCTACATTAATGTTAAtggtaatttttaaaaatgcagtttgttCGTAATTTTGTAGAAAAAGGCTCTGcacctgtgaaaaaaatagGTATCCACACCCCCAAAATCACTGTAGATCGGAGTAGCTAAGCCCTGGTTAACTGCGATTAACAGGAGATGAAAAATATTGGAATGattgaaagaaacaaagattgCTTTAGGGTTTGAAGATTTGACTTTCTTATTGAAAGAGACGGAAACAAATCTATGTGtcacactgagaaaaaaaccTGAAAGCTAAAAAGATCTGGAGGTCTAACTGTTGTTATACAAATGTGCAAACTTGTTTTAATgacattagaaagaaaaatcagatgTTTAAAAAGATAATATATAAAATTGATTTTTATATTACTTGAAAAAATGATGTTGGTTAGCGCGGCTGTATTTTGAAAACTGGTGGGTCACCAGTAGGCTGAGATTTAATGTGATAAACTAAGGATAGGTAATATAATCTACACAATCGCTA
It contains:
- the LOC112847754 gene encoding zinc finger protein 271-like codes for the protein MSSTQKDQHGPRSQRSQEADKPHRRKREKKYTCDKCGKDFTSKSELKQHQLIHTGERPFSCDLCGKSFSWKNVLKRHQIVHSGVKAYSCDQCGRAFTHSSNLQRHLVTHSGMKAYSCDICGKTFSQLWYRNIHLRIHSGEDVYWCDQCGKYFTIDAHLQSHMFTHTEERPYQCDLCEKTFKTPSHLRQHQQIHTRKRLYKCSYCEKQSDTDGSTSQPCHRCGGGKDFRCDICGKTLSQQDGLKIHQRKHTGDKLKYCKECGRSFPTPGDLKRHELFHSGVKKHLCDQCGSSFTTAGDLKRHKRVHRGEKPYKCRHCDKSFSQSGSRNKHERTHMEGNYSCEQCDKSFSNLSSYSAHKRSHVTNKLFHCYQCVKTFTSLSALCKHQHDHAGLKSFPSQDDSESEERETSSSGFRVQLKTLEIRLHRVQIGSP